TGGCCCGCCGACCGGCCGCTCGGCGTGCGGATATCCGCCACCGACTGGGTCGAGGGCGGATGGGACCTGGAGCAGTCGGTGGCCTTCGTCCACGCCCTGAAGGCGCGTGGCTGCGACTGGATCGACGGGTCGTCGGCGGGCGTCTCTCCGCAACAGAAGATCACGCTCGGCCCGGGCTACCAGGTGCCGTTCGCCCGCCAGATCCGCGCGGAGACGGGCATCACGACGCTTGCCGTCGGGCTGATCACCGAGCCGCAGCAGGCCGAAGCCATCATCGCGGACGGCGACGCCGATCTCATCGGCCTGGGACGCGGCCTTCTCTGGGAACCCCGCTGGCCTTGGCACGCCGCCGCAACGCTCGGTGGTCAGGTGCGCACGGCAAAGCAGTACTGGCGGTCGCTGGAACGCAGGGCCACGGGCGTGTTCAAGAACATGGAGTTCGGGATGCGGTAGGCCTCGGGCCTCAGGCCTCAGCCCTCAGGCCCACCCCATCGCCCGGAACGCCGCGTCGGCTACGAGTCCCAGGAACAGGATCCAGCCGTAGCCGCGATTGGCACGGAACAGCATCAGGCAGCGGGCGGGATCGTCGTAGCGGAAGGCGACGACCTGCCACACCATGTGGCCGGCGCCCGCGGCCAGGCCAAGCCAGGCCGGCCAGCCGGCGCCGGCGAGGAAGAACGCCACGCCGAAGAACACCGTCGCGACCGCGTAGAACACCGCGATCATCTCCCGCGTCCTGTCGCCGAACAGGCGGGCGGTGGAATGGACGCCGATCAATTCGTCGTCGGCGATGTCCTGGTGGGCGTAGATGGTGTCGTAGCCGATGGTCCAGGCGATGCCGCCGGCATAAAGGGCGAGCGGCGCCCAGGAGAGCGAGCCGAACGTCGCCGCCCAGCCCATCAGCGCGCCCCAGTTGAAGGCCAGGCCCAGGACGAATTGCGGCCACCAGGTCACCCGCTTCATCAGCGGATAGATCAATACGATCACCACGGACGCGAAGCCGACGGCGACGGCGAACCAGTTGAACTGCAGCAGCACCAGAAGCCCGATCAGGCACAGGCCGGCCATGAAGGCTCCCGCCTGCAGCACCGTCACCTGACCCGCCGGAATCGGCCGTTTGCGGGTGCGTTCGACCTTGGCGTCGATGTCGCGGTCGACGATGTCGTTCCAGACACAGCCGGCCCCACGCATGGAGATTGCGCCGATCAGGAACAGGACGATGTGCCACGGGTTCGGATAGGCGGCACCTGCCGCGACCGCAGCGAGCGCCGTCGACCACCAGCATGGCGCCAGGAGCAGCCGCCAGCCGATTGGCCGGTCCATGCGCGCCATCCGCAGGTAGGGCTTGGCCCAGTCGGGCGCGATGCGGGCGACCCAATGGTCGCGGACCGCATCTATGGTGGCCGTCGGATCGCTCATTTCGCCTGGCGGCCCCCTGCCCGCATCAGCCCTTCACTCATCTCGCGGGACGCCCGGGCCGCATGGGTCCGCTTGCCGCGCGGGGTTTCACCGGGGTTTCCCCCGGGTCTAGCTCTCTAGGGTCTCGCTCCCCGGGGTCTCGATCCCTGGGGTTCCGTTGAGTCGCGGCGGACGGTAGACGAGAGCGATCGAAAAATCGAGGCGGCCCGAAGCCGGGCCGGGACCGTCATGAGCAAACCGCAACGGCTTTTCGTCGAGGCCCCGTTGTCGCAGGGCGCGCGCGTTCCGCTGCCGAACGACCAGGCGCATTATCTCCTCAACGTCATGCGACGCGGCGACGGCGATCCAGTCGTCCTGTTCAACGGCTGCGACGGGGAATGGCGCGGCGCGATCCGGAAGACCGGGAAACGCACCGTCGCGGTGGATCTCGCCGAAAAGATGCGCGACCAGTCCGCGCCGTGCGACATCGACTACTGTTTCGCGCCGATCAAGCGGGCGCGGCTCGATTTCATCGCGCAGAAGGCGACGGAACTGGGCGCCGCCCGTCTTCAACCAATCGTGACCCGGTTCACGGTGTCCGAGCGGGTGAAGACCGAGAGGCTTGTCGCCAACGCCGTCGAAGCGGCCGAGCAATGCGGCATCCTGTGGGTGCCGGAGGTCGCCGAGCCGATGGCGTTCGACCGCTATCTCGCCGACCGCGACCCGGCCCGCACCCTGATCTTCTGCGACGAGGCGGCCCCGGTATCCGACCCGATCGAGGCCCTGACCGCCGCTCCGGAGGGAGCTTTCGCCGTCCTGATCGGTCCGGAGGGCGGTTTTGCCGAAGAGGAACGAGAGTTGCTCCTGCGCGGCGAGAATGTCGTTCCCCTCTCGCTTGGACCGCGTGTCATGCGGGCCGATACGGCGGGAATCGCGGCGCTGACGCTGCTTCAGGCGGTCAAGGGCGACTGGCGCTGAGCCCGTCTGCCATTCACTCAGCGAATGGCAACCATCAGAAAGGGATGATTGCTTGTGTGCCCACCCTATGTATTGTGCCGCATCGATCCTATCCCTTGAGCTTTCAGCATGGCCCGAGACCTTGATGATTCCACGCCGCTCGAGACCCGCGACGAGCTGATCGCCTATCTCGAAAGCGGCTGCAAACCGGCCTCGGAGTTCCGTATCGGTACCGAGCACGAGAAATTCGGCTTCTACGAGGCCGATTGCTCGCCGGTGCCCTACGAGGGCGAACGCGGCATCGGCGCGCTGTTGCACAACATGCAGGTGCTGCTCGGCTGGGAGCCGGTGATGGACGGAGACGACATCATCGGCCTCGTCGATCCGACCCACGGCGGGGCGATCTCGCTCGAGCCGGGCGGCCAGTTCGAACTGTCCGGCGCGCCGCTGCATTCGATCCACCAGACCTGCCGCGAGGTAAACTCGCATCTGGCGCAGCTGCGCGAGGTGGCGGAGCCGCTCGGCATCGGCTTCCTCGGCCTCGGTTTCTCGCCGAAATGGACGCGCGCCGAGACGCCGCGCATGCCCAAGCAGCGCTACGACATCATGACGGCCTACATGCAGAAGGTCGGCACGATGGGCCTCGACATGATGTATCGGACCTGCACCGTGCAGGTGAATCTCGACTTCGCCTCCGAAGCCGACATGGTCAAGAAGATGCGCGTTGGCCTGGCGCTGCAGCCGATCGCGACCGCGCTGTTCGCCAATTCGCCGTTCAAGGAAGGCAAGCCGAACGGCTTCCTGTCGCTCAGAAGCGAGGTGTGGAAGCACACCGACGCGGACCGCACGGGCATGCTGCCGTTCGTCTTCGACGACGGCTTCGGCTTCGAGGCCTATGCCGACTACGCGCTGAACGTGCCGCTCTATTTCGTCAAGCGCGGCGAGACCTATCACGACGTCGCCGGCGACTCCTTCCGCGACCTCATGGACGGCAAGCTGGCCAAGCTGCCCGGCGTGCGGGCGACGCAATCGGACTGGGTCAATCACCTGACCACGATCTTCCCCGAGGTCCGGCTGAAGAAATTCATCGAGATGCGGGGCGCCGACGGCGGCCCGTGGCGCCGGCTGTGCGCCCTGCCGGCGCTCTGGGTCGGCCTGATGTACGACGGCAC
This Microbaculum marinisediminis DNA region includes the following protein-coding sequences:
- the ubiA gene encoding 4-hydroxybenzoate octaprenyltransferase, translated to MSDPTATIDAVRDHWVARIAPDWAKPYLRMARMDRPIGWRLLLAPCWWSTALAAVAAGAAYPNPWHIVLFLIGAISMRGAGCVWNDIVDRDIDAKVERTRKRPIPAGQVTVLQAGAFMAGLCLIGLLVLLQFNWFAVAVGFASVVIVLIYPLMKRVTWWPQFVLGLAFNWGALMGWAATFGSLSWAPLALYAGGIAWTIGYDTIYAHQDIADDELIGVHSTARLFGDRTREMIAVFYAVATVFFGVAFFLAGAGWPAWLGLAAGAGHMVWQVVAFRYDDPARCLMLFRANRGYGWILFLGLVADAAFRAMGWA
- a CDS encoding 16S rRNA (uracil(1498)-N(3))-methyltransferase, with translation MSKPQRLFVEAPLSQGARVPLPNDQAHYLLNVMRRGDGDPVVLFNGCDGEWRGAIRKTGKRTVAVDLAEKMRDQSAPCDIDYCFAPIKRARLDFIAQKATELGAARLQPIVTRFTVSERVKTERLVANAVEAAEQCGILWVPEVAEPMAFDRYLADRDPARTLIFCDEAAPVSDPIEALTAAPEGAFAVLIGPEGGFAEEERELLLRGENVVPLSLGPRVMRADTAGIAALTLLQAVKGDWR
- a CDS encoding glutamate--cysteine ligase yields the protein MARDLDDSTPLETRDELIAYLESGCKPASEFRIGTEHEKFGFYEADCSPVPYEGERGIGALLHNMQVLLGWEPVMDGDDIIGLVDPTHGGAISLEPGGQFELSGAPLHSIHQTCREVNSHLAQLREVAEPLGIGFLGLGFSPKWTRAETPRMPKQRYDIMTAYMQKVGTMGLDMMYRTCTVQVNLDFASEADMVKKMRVGLALQPIATALFANSPFKEGKPNGFLSLRSEVWKHTDADRTGMLPFVFDDGFGFEAYADYALNVPLYFVKRGETYHDVAGDSFRDLMDGKLAKLPGVRATQSDWVNHLTTIFPEVRLKKFIEMRGADGGPWRRLCALPALWVGLMYDGTALDAAWDIVKDWTAEERETLRDAVPATALKTPFRNRTVQDIAKEVMAIAHDGLKRRAAGYGGESDETRFLEELCEIAESGVTPAERMLEEFHGPWKGDIDRAFEEYAY